One genomic window of Mustela lutreola isolate mMusLut2 chromosome 14, mMusLut2.pri, whole genome shotgun sequence includes the following:
- the PRCC gene encoding proline-rich protein PRCC — MSLVAYASSDESEPDEAEPEEEEAAAPTSGPTLGGLFASLPAPKGPALLPPPPQMLAPAFPPPLLLPPPAGDPRLQPPPPLPFGLGGFPPPPGVSPAEAAGAGEGLGLGLPSPRGPGLGLPPSMGGAGPPLGLPKPKKRTEPVKIAAPELHQGDSDSEEDEPSKKKTVLQGSGEGTGLSALLPQPKNLTVKETNRLLLPHAFSRRPADGSSDAKPSRQASKTKPSPLASVVGTTTTTPSPSAIKAAAKSAALQVTKQITQEEDDSDEEVAPENFFSLADKAEPPGVEPYPYPVPTIPEELPPGTELEPAFQDDAANAPLEFKMAAGASGAPWMPKPGEDYGYNQFSTYGDANAAGAYYQDYYSGGYYPAQDPALVPPQEIAPDASFIDDEAFKRLQGKRNRGREEVNFVEIKGDDQLSGAQQWMTKSLTEEKTMKSFSKKKGEQPTGQQRRKHQITYLIHQAKERELELKNTWSENKLSRRQTQAKYGF, encoded by the exons ATGTCGCTGGTTGCTTACGCCAGCAGCGATGAGAGTGAGCCGGATGAGGCCGagccggaggaggaggaggcggcggcccCTACGTCCGGGCCCACCTTGGGGGGCTTGTTCGCGTCCCTCCCCGCACCCAAGGGCCCGGCcttgctgcccccgcccccccagatGCTGGCCCCAGCCTTCCCCCCGCCGCTGTTGCTGCCCCCGCCCGCCGGGGACCCCCGGCTCCAGCCTCCGCCGCCCTTGCCCTTCGGCCTCGGAGGCTTCCCCCCGCCTCCGGGCGTGAGTCCGGCTGAGGCGgcgggagctggggaggggctggggctggggctgccctCGCCCCGGGGCCCGGGCCTCGGCCTGCCCCCCTCCATGGGCGGTGCCGGGCCCCCCCTGGGCCTTCCCAAGCCAAAGAAGAGGACGGAGCCCGTGAAGATCGCGGCGCCGGAGCTGCATCAGGGGGAT TCAGATTCCGAGGAAGACGAGCCCTCCAAGAAGAAAACTGTTCTTCAG GGATCCGGCGAGGGGACTGGTCTGTCtgccctgcttccccaacctaaAAACCTGACCGTGAAAGAGACTAACAGGTTGCTCCTCCCCCACGCCTTCTCCCGGAGGCCCGCGGACGGCTCCTCCGACGCCAAGCCCTCCAGACAGGCTTCTAAGACCAAGCCCTCTCCCCTCGCCTCTGTCGTGGGCACCACAACCACCACGCCGTCGCCCTCCGCCATCAAGGCTGCCGCCAAGAGTGCCGCCCTGCAGGTGACGAAGCAGATCACGCAGGAGGAGGACGACAGTGATGAGGAGGTGGCCCCTGAGAACTTTTTCTCCCTCGCTGATAAGGCTGAGCCGCCTGGAGTTGAGCCATACCCTTACCCCGTCCCCACCATCCCTGAAGAGCTGCCTCCAGGCACAGAACTAGAGCCGGCCTTCCAGGACGATGCGGCCAATGCGCCCCTAGAGTTCAAGATGGCCGCGGGCGCCAGTGGGGCGCCGTGGATGCCCAAGCCCGGGGAGGATTACGGCTACAATCAGTTTTCCACATACGGCGACGCCAATGCCGCTGGTGCTTATTATCAG GATTATTACAGTGGTGGCTACTATCCTGCACAGGACCCGGCCCTGGTCCCCCCCCAGGAAATTGCCCCAGACGCCTCCTTCATCGATGACGAGGCA TTTAAGCGGCTACAGGGCAAGAGGAACCGAGGGAGGGAGGAGGTCAACTTCGTGGAGATCAAAGGTGACGACCAGCTCAGTGGGGCCCAGCAGTGGATGACCAAGTCACTGACAGAAGAGAAGACCATGAAGTCATTCAGCAAA AAGAAAGGTGAGCAGCCAACAGGCCAGCAGCGGCGGAAGCACCAGATCACGTACCTGATCCATCAG GCTAAGGAGCGGGAGCTGGAGCTGAAGAACACGTGGTCGGAGAACAAACTCAGCCGCCGGCAGACCCAGGCCAAGTACGGGTTCTAG